One Geotrypetes seraphini chromosome 15, aGeoSer1.1, whole genome shotgun sequence genomic window carries:
- the MRPS23 gene encoding 28S ribosomal protein S23, mitochondrial isoform X2 — translation MAPSAHDLEVNSLALGTDCFCLAAVAALFFGARPFRRLPFPAYRTSQLGSMASRLEKLGTIFTRVRDLMRASVIKQSDKPIWYDVYAAFPPKREPLYQEPPRRFSKVEDNVPPILYEEDVIRAKFFEFYGNGPRLFDLSRSNFKSSSQR, via the exons ATGGCTCCTTCAGCCCATGACCTGGAAGTAAACAGCTTAGCACTCGGCACAGATTGCTTCTGCCTGGCTGCAGTCGCAGCTCTATTCTTCGGGGCTCGTCCATTCAGAAGGCTTCCGTTTCCGGCGTATAGAACGTCTCAGCTGGGCAGCATGGCAAGTCGGTTGGAGAAGCTGGGCACGATCTTCACCAG AGTGCGTGATCTCATGCGGGCCAGTGTCATCAAACAGTCTGACAAACCTATTTGGTACGATGTATATGCTGCCTTCCCTCCTAAAAGAGAACCACTTTACCAAGAACCTCCAAGACGCTTTTCTAAAGTGGAGGATAATGTGCCCCCAATTTTGTATGAGGAAGATGTAATCAGAGC AAAATTTTTTGAGTTTTATGGGAATGGTCCCAGACTATTTGACCTCTCAAGATCTAATTTCAAATCCTCAAGCCAGAG